In Oncorhynchus kisutch isolate 150728-3 linkage group LG5, Okis_V2, whole genome shotgun sequence, a genomic segment contains:
- the LOC109891524 gene encoding LOW QUALITY PROTEIN: opioid growth factor receptor-like (The sequence of the model RefSeq protein was modified relative to this genomic sequence to represent the inferred CDS: substituted 1 base at 1 genomic stop codon), with product MPNLQFYRGQIPSSPDGVFIEDFHNKWHRKYSKLEEVHSYIQWLFPLQEPGINYQAKELTKKEIXAFLEDGTAKQRLVASYKLMLDFYGIELSNDITGEVKLANNWRERFDNLERNTHNNLRITRILKCLGTLGFPHYQAPLVRFFLEQTLVKDKLYNVKESALNYFIFAVIDKQERRNIVKYAYAHYEPKHEFVWCPKTIQSIFRGETFPDDDNPIDLKQDDIDDNTAS from the exons ATGCCTAATTTACAGTTCTACCGTGGACAAATACCCTCCTCCCCTGATG GTGTCTTCATTGAGGACTTTCACAATAAATGGCACAGGAAATATTCAAAACTGGAAGAAGTTCACTCATACATCCAATG GTTGTTCCCACTTCAAGAACCAGGAATTAATTATCAAGCCAAGGAACTCACCAAGAAGGAAATTTAG GCTTTCCTTGAAGATGGCACAGCAAAGCAGAGGCTGGTTGCATCCTACAAGCTCATGCTGGACTTCTACGGCATAGAGCTGTCAAATGACATAACAGGGGAAGTGAAACTGGCGAACAACTGGCGTGAGAGATTTGACAACCTGGAAAG aaacacacacaacaacctgCGCATCACCCGCATCCTGAAGTGCCTGGGCACTCTGGGGTTCCCCCACTACCAGGCCCCACTGGTCCGCTTCTTCCTAGAGCAGACTCTTGTCAAAGACAAGCTGTACAATGTGAAGGAAAGTGCCCTCAACTACTTCATCTTCGCTGTCATTGATAAGCAAGAGCGCAGGAATATAGTTAAGTATGCCTACGCACACTATGAGCCCAAACATGAGTTTGTGTGGTGCCCCAAGACAATCCAGAGTATATTCAGGGGAGAGACATTCCCAGATGATGATAACCCAATTGATCTGAAACAGGATGACATTGACGACAACACTGCCAGTTAA
- the LOC109890972 gene encoding opioid growth factor receptor-like protein 1 yields the protein MIIGTGLRAALKLSTKLRRYMSRMFPGIERFRHKRTLLLVPVLAYMGLRWKSFIPTCWPWLERIWRFIMPSYPSPNSLPRDEVETQDSQVSVVVEPESIPSGKVEVPVLRSFDIEDTDEYSCMYDSTWEDHPSEETSERMTKHSNKFNRFRSAARDMQKYRHDYPRQESNLYFGRQQQDEMPNLQFYRGQIPSSPDGVFIEDFHNKWHRKYSKLEEVHSYIQWLFPLQEPGMNYQAKELTKKEIEAFLEDGTAKQRLVASYKLMLDFYGIELSNDITGEVKLANNWRERFDNLERNTHNNLRITRILKCLGTLGFTHYQAPLVRFFLEQTLVKDKLYNVKESALNYFIFAVIDKQERRNLVKYAYAHYEPKHEFVWCPKTIQSIFRGETFPDDNPIDLKQDDIDDNTASYRQIDTAQSSYEASDRGSSIITPNTSQHPTINSLKQSDYQTSSGHPEGNTNNWRKRVADKSTEHELPKRINVSEGTTNADHDERKNKGADQ from the exons ATGATAATTGGAACAGGTCTGCGAGCAGCACTGAAATTGTCTACTAAATTGAGACGATACATGTCTAGGATGTTTCCCGGGATTGAACGGTTTAGGCACAAACGCACTTTATTACTGGTTCCAGTTCTCGCCTACATGGGCCTGCGCTGGAAGTCGTTCATACCAACTTGTTGGCCTTGGCTGGAACGCATCTGGAGATTTATCATGCCAAGTTATCCTAGTCCGAATTCCCTTCCCAGAGATGAAGTGGAGACTCAAGACTCTCAAGTAAGTGTAGTAGTGGAGCCTGAATCCATTCCCAGTGGAAAAGTGGAGGTTCCGGTTCTCAGGTCATTTGATATTGAAGACACCGATGAATACTCCTGCATGTACGACTCGACATGGGAGGATCATCCAAGCGAAGAAACAAGTGAAAGAATGACCAAACAT TCAAACAAGTTTAACAGATTCAGAAGTGCAGCAAGGGACATGCAGAAGTACAGGCATGATTATCCA CGGCAAGAATCAAATTTGTACTTTGGCAGGCAACAACAA GATGAAATGCCTAATTTACAGTTCTACCGTGGACAAATACCCTCCTCCCCTGATG GTGTCTTCATTGAGGACTTTCACAATAAATGGCACAGGAAATATTCAAAACTGGAAGAAGTTCACTCATACATCCAATG GTTGTTCCCACTTCAAGAACCAGGAATGAATTATCAAGCCAAGGAACTCACCAAGAAGGAAATTGAG GCTTTCCTTGAAGATGGCACAGCAAAGCAGAGGCTGGTTGCATCCTACAAGCTCATGCTGGACTTCTACGGCATAGAGCTGTCAAATGACATAACAGGGGAAGTGAAACTGGCGAACAACTGGCGTGAGAGATTTGACAACCTGGAAAG aaacacacacaacaacctgCGCATCACCCGCATCTTGAAGTGCCTGGGCACTCTGGGGTTCACCCACTACCAGGCCCCACTGGTCCGCTTCTTCCTAGAGCAGACTCTTGTCAAAGACAAGCTGTACAATGTGAAGGAAAGTGCCCTCAACTACTTCATCTTCGCTGTCATTGATAAGCAAGAGCGCAGGAATTTAGTTAAGTATGCCTACGCACACTATGAGCCCAAACATGAGTTTGTGTGGTGCCCCAAGACAATCCAGAGTATATTCAGGGGAGAGACATTCCCAGATGATAACCCAATTGATCTGAAACAGGATGACATTGACGACAACACTGCCAGTTATCGGCAAATCGATACTGCGCAATCCAGTTATGAAGCTTCTGATAGAGGTAGCTCTATAATTACCCCCAACACTAGTCAGCACCCCACCATCAATTCTCTGAAGCAGTCAGATTATCAAACTAGCAGTGGACATCCAGAGGGAAATACTAATAATTGGAGAAAGAGAGTTGCAGATAAGTCAACAGAGCATGAACTTCCTAAACGTATCAACGTTTCAGAGGGAACGACTAACGCTGATCATGATGAAAGAAAGAATAAGGGAGCAGATCAATGA